A stretch of the Filimonas lacunae genome encodes the following:
- a CDS encoding glycosyl hydrolase: MLVKMKLPGITLLSATLAVTALTAGAQKKTVATTPWPAVVKENKPWTRWWWMGNAVDKENISSLLKTYSDAGIGGVEIVPIYGAKGYESKYLNYLTPQWFAMVDHTVTESRKNNMGTDIAVGTGWPIGGPQAGIEDAATCLLVQRYTVTAGTPFTEKIKITNPKQANLPGVNLQALTAYSDDGNTVDLTAKVNAAGELNWTPEKGQWQLYAAFAGKTLQQVKRAAPGGEGYTLDHFSKTALQNYLRKTDSAYGKSSHGIRSFYNDSYEVYGANWTADFFTEFEKRRGYSLKPYLRELTGEELSEKVARIKCDYRETMADLMLENFTHTFNSWAHGKKAFSLNQAHGSPGNLLDLYAGVDIAEAETFGSSAFAIPGLRRDSADVRNVDPDPNMLKFASSAAHVMGHPLISSETFTWLTEHFKTGLSQCKPEVEQVFLSGINHVFFHGTTYSPASAPWPGWLFYASVNFVPSNSLWPHLNGLNDYITRCQSILQSGKPDNEISIYWPVFDAWQNAKGMDMPLKVHDIDEWLHPTPFYALVTGLQSRGYSMDFISDHMLEKARSQQGQLAVTDAGARYKVLLVPKATHIPAQTFQQFIRLAGEGATVIIQQLPQDVPGFYQADAKRASLNALVKGLTFTNKGNGIQEYSTGKGRIVVCSEVETALGYAGVQREQLTDNGLKFIRRAATDGNKYYYLVNHTAKAVDAVLPLNTVAGGALLMDPQTGSYGATAVVKQNGTTGVRVQLQPGEAMIVKTNKTPITGAKWAYIEKAGEPIAINGQWKLHFTGGGPVLPADQTLATPVLWSSLTDTAITNFSGTAAYSTSFTLPAGSKAADYLLLPGKVDESAKVWINGKYVGLLWSIPYQARVGKFLQAGTNTITIEVANLMANRIRYMDRNGITWRNYHEINFVNINYKNFDASNWKVQPSGLEGPVQLVPLSIQ, from the coding sequence ATGCTTGTTAAAATGAAACTGCCCGGTATTACCCTTTTATCTGCAACATTGGCTGTTACAGCCCTTACAGCAGGTGCACAAAAGAAAACTGTTGCCACTACTCCCTGGCCGGCAGTAGTAAAGGAGAATAAGCCGTGGACGCGTTGGTGGTGGATGGGCAATGCAGTGGATAAAGAAAATATCAGCAGCCTGTTAAAAACGTATTCCGATGCAGGCATCGGGGGCGTGGAAATTGTGCCTATTTATGGTGCAAAAGGATATGAAAGCAAGTACCTGAACTATTTAACGCCCCAATGGTTTGCGATGGTAGACCACACGGTAACAGAATCCCGTAAAAACAATATGGGCACTGATATAGCCGTGGGTACAGGCTGGCCTATCGGTGGTCCGCAGGCGGGCATTGAAGATGCTGCTACCTGCCTGCTGGTGCAACGCTACACCGTTACCGCCGGTACGCCGTTCACCGAAAAAATTAAAATAACCAATCCAAAGCAAGCCAACCTGCCCGGTGTAAACCTGCAGGCTCTAACTGCCTACAGTGATGATGGCAATACGGTTGACCTCACTGCTAAAGTAAATGCGGCGGGTGAGTTAAACTGGACGCCCGAAAAAGGCCAGTGGCAGTTATATGCCGCCTTTGCCGGTAAAACCCTGCAACAGGTAAAGCGCGCTGCCCCCGGCGGCGAAGGCTATACGCTGGACCACTTTTCTAAAACCGCTTTACAAAACTATTTACGTAAAACAGACAGTGCCTACGGCAAAAGCTCGCACGGCATTCGCAGTTTTTATAACGATAGCTATGAGGTGTACGGCGCTAACTGGACCGCTGACTTTTTTACCGAATTTGAAAAAAGACGCGGCTATAGTTTAAAGCCCTACCTACGCGAATTAACCGGGGAGGAATTATCGGAAAAAGTAGCCCGTATTAAATGTGACTATCGCGAAACGATGGCCGATCTTATGCTGGAAAACTTTACGCACACCTTTAACAGCTGGGCGCATGGGAAAAAAGCTTTTTCGTTAAACCAGGCGCATGGCAGCCCCGGCAACCTGCTGGACCTGTATGCAGGTGTAGACATTGCCGAAGCGGAAACCTTTGGCAGCAGCGCTTTTGCCATTCCTGGCCTGCGCCGCGACAGTGCTGATGTGCGTAATGTGGACCCCGATCCTAACATGCTCAAGTTTGCTTCTTCGGCAGCGCACGTAATGGGCCATCCGCTCATCAGCTCTGAAACCTTTACCTGGCTTACCGAGCATTTTAAAACCGGTCTTTCACAATGTAAGCCCGAAGTAGAACAGGTGTTTTTATCGGGTATTAACCATGTGTTCTTTCATGGCACCACCTACTCACCTGCCAGCGCTCCGTGGCCGGGATGGTTGTTTTACGCTTCGGTGAACTTTGTGCCTTCTAACAGTTTATGGCCTCACCTGAATGGTTTAAACGATTACATTACCCGTTGCCAGAGCATTTTGCAAAGCGGCAAGCCCGACAATGAAATTTCTATTTACTGGCCTGTATTCGATGCCTGGCAAAATGCCAAAGGCATGGATATGCCTTTGAAAGTGCATGATATTGATGAATGGCTGCACCCTACTCCATTTTACGCCCTGGTAACCGGCCTGCAAAGCCGTGGTTACAGCATGGATTTTATCAGCGATCATATGCTGGAGAAAGCACGTAGCCAGCAGGGACAACTGGCGGTTACCGATGCCGGCGCACGCTATAAAGTGTTGCTGGTGCCTAAAGCCACCCATATACCTGCCCAAACCTTTCAGCAATTCATTCGCCTGGCAGGTGAAGGTGCTACGGTAATTATTCAGCAGTTGCCACAGGATGTGCCCGGTTTTTACCAGGCAGACGCCAAACGCGCATCGCTGAATGCCCTGGTAAAAGGTTTAACTTTTACCAACAAAGGCAATGGCATACAGGAATACAGCACTGGCAAAGGCCGTATTGTGGTATGTAGTGAGGTAGAAACAGCGCTGGGATATGCAGGTGTACAAAGAGAACAGTTAACCGATAATGGCCTGAAATTTATACGCCGCGCCGCAACAGATGGCAATAAATATTACTACCTGGTAAACCACACTGCTAAAGCCGTAGACGCCGTGTTACCGTTGAACACCGTAGCAGGTGGTGCGTTATTAATGGACCCGCAAACAGGCAGCTATGGAGCAACAGCAGTAGTTAAACAGAACGGAACCACTGGTGTAAGAGTGCAACTGCAACCCGGTGAAGCCATGATTGTAAAAACCAACAAAACACCCATAACTGGCGCTAAATGGGCGTATATAGAAAAAGCAGGTGAACCTATTGCTATTAATGGTCAATGGAAACTGCATTTTACCGGTGGCGGCCCGGTGTTACCCGCCGACCAAACCCTGGCAACACCTGTGTTATGGAGTTCGTTAACTGACACGGCTATTACCAACTTCTCTGGCACAGCAGCTTACAGCACCAGCTTTACCTTGCCCGCAGGCAGCAAAGCAGCGGATTACTTGCTGTTACCCGGTAAAGTAGATGAAAGCGCCAAAGTGTGGATCAATGGCAAATACGTAGGGTTGTTGTGGAGCATTCCTTACCAGGCAAGAGTAGGTAAGTTTTTACAGGCAGGCACCAACACCATTACCATTGAAGTGGCCAACCTGATGGCTAACCGCATCCGGTATATGGATAGAAACGGTATTACCTGGAGAAATTATCACGAAATCAACTTTGTGAACATCAACTATAAAAACTTTGATGCCAGCAACTGGAAAGTACAGCCTTCTGGTTTGGAAGGGCCTGTTCAGTTGGTGCCGCTGAGTATTCAGTAA
- a CDS encoding FG-GAP-like repeat-containing protein: protein MEELNAGTKMPDLKMQGLRAGPGIAGHFSSVWKYCVGLMLAVCMSFVVKAQPFISSFTPTSGPIGTTVTISGSGFGAAATDNIVYFGAVKATVTAVTGTSLEVTVPAGASYSPISVTAANLTASSSGFFTPTYVTCVSITTASTPFVAKASLTNSNNATKVVSADIDGDGKPDVVSFNNSATGVYLNTTADGANTISLAARSTLPSAGTLCYGGVVTDLDGDGKPDIALVNAANGRVNIYHNESTPGSVSFATPVVYTGYTSPQAIASGDFTGDGKPDLAIVSSTGATVSFLKNTSTSGTISFAVDGLAVSTAINPGNIVCGDFDNDGRIDFAVTNSGSSSVSVFRNTSSGTISFTAQTPVPVGNGPTGIAAGDFDVDGKTDLVVVNESANTLSFLYNTSSSGNISFTPSTFTPSGSAILAGKVAVGDLDGDNKADILVGSTGSAINAFKNGSPVGTIAFDNTPVSVSVGFATGQPVAVCINDLNGDNKPDLIDGNQNASALETFLNSLDKVSVTGISPATGVPGQEIVLTGTGLDCVQSATIGGIAATLGTKTPYTLNITAGSGNTGNIVLVTTGGTLTGPKFTFVTQPSNLTYGAGSDTTIVYGTSGLTRAPSLNDGGGGIVYTIDSGAVAGLSINTNTGQISWADNLPVDTGYVLKVTATNSAGHVSAYIKIRVIPDVPKDFSYLNTTYTTNFGSKDSSDIPDINWMGEVGKFKLTSPLPNSFSVDTTSGKVYWNDTTHVGTYTVQITATNSAGSATATITVTVKPLIPDNLTYDMVSPHTVKWGNRDTTHVATINWHGEVGDFVITDPTLNSNIAVNSTTGAIRWDTLPVGTYIIPVVARNSAGNSTPATVFTLIVEAEAPTDLKYVSPVYGTYGTAGSTTAPSVNWHGSVGTFEFTPVLPAPTGVTIDATTGIVSWPNNLAVDTFKMTIRAVNSVGNSNEDTLTLIIRPLPPTGLDYSPLEYSVPYGQAGNAAILPTLDWHGQVGTFTVSGLPASPTVPAGVGVGPTTGTLSWSNTVAVGTYNLIVSATNQGGTDTVLVKLIVYAEKPSGFAYVPPTDTVYYGKADTIPANPTINWHGDVGTYSIVSVVPAPTTGSISVVPATGRIVWTANAAVGTYTITVRATNSAGTADATYTLVIKPKPPINLAYSATTITKVYLQNGASVAPTVNWNGETGTFIAGGTNSYISINPTTGVVSFVSGLPVGTYPVYVRAQNSAGYSDTVIITIIIKPIPPTGLSYVNGGDTAIYNIADSSLAPTVNLGGGVGVYTITTPTSPEISIDPATGKIHWTGSIAVGTYTFTVSVNNGTSSTTTTFTLKVIPGAPTNFVYTPNTVTEQYGTAGTSAVPTINWHGENGTFALIGAPAGITINSTTGVITWFATLTAQTYNLRIKATNSTAPPDTAIFTLIVKPQAPTNLIYTPALATPDAGVGGSSVTPTVNWHGEKGTFTIVSVTPASPEISIVDTTGIIKWTTLLPVGSYTVDVQANNSVGSSNIATYTITVAAGAPTIVYTPDSIAVKIGTQTQSAIPVIQWNSSKTPGTITLPPGGSYPSGFVTLDATTGQLSIDASGVTSPATYSVLVLVTNWESKPGFGSYKVIVADAPTNLAYSKIQYNGVQGTAFTSVAPTVNWNGLTGVFKATGAPAGVTIDAASGVITFGSTVLAGSYTFTVEAENLLGTSNAVTIELNIVPQADATITGGTTICSGKSVDLTVSLIGTAPFSFTYNDGVNPDVTVNNITTNTYTLTVTPATTTTYTVTSVIDANTTSMVSSNTTVTVNAGPAATINGGTAIPACLGTSTVLTANAGTFTYLWSTGATTNTLNVTTSGTYSVTVTDANGCSSKSADAVVNLNTIPTVAINKTGISRLICEGTSRAITATGGSMYNWYKDNVLITDSVSATLYVSAEGIYKVEAVSAAGCTSNNFDTISLSFAKKPTADFSYDTYCKDVDMNFVNNSDEGGGEVSYKWVFDADNASTEKEPVFAYSTSGGKTITLTVTSLACPNLSDTKTVTLTVEEPTPSKRYDPINGILGRTVNLEAKATGTSYSWTPATNLSSATIANPVLTMKDSATYYVTVSTDAGCLTVDTQQVRIFKGADIYVPKAFTPNGDGINDKLFPIPVGVPQLTYFRVFNRWGVILYQINHMPSVGEGWDGTYKGKEQPFDSYTWVAEGIDVDGKTVRLSGNSVLIR, encoded by the coding sequence ATGGAAGAATTAAACGCTGGAACTAAAATGCCTGACCTAAAAATGCAAGGCTTGCGTGCAGGACCTGGCATTGCGGGGCACTTTAGTAGTGTATGGAAATATTGCGTAGGGCTAATGTTGGCTGTATGTATGTCTTTTGTAGTAAAGGCACAGCCATTTATATCCTCCTTTACACCTACGTCGGGGCCAATAGGCACTACTGTTACCATTTCCGGTAGCGGTTTTGGTGCTGCGGCTACTGATAATATTGTGTATTTTGGTGCGGTAAAGGCTACCGTAACCGCGGTAACAGGCACCTCGCTTGAAGTGACAGTACCGGCTGGTGCGTCGTACTCGCCCATTAGTGTTACTGCTGCTAATTTAACAGCGTCCAGCTCGGGCTTTTTTACGCCTACTTATGTTACGTGTGTAAGTATTACTACCGCAAGTACGCCGTTTGTAGCAAAAGCATCGCTAACCAACTCTAATAATGCCACCAAAGTGGTGAGCGCCGATATTGATGGTGATGGAAAACCTGATGTGGTTTCTTTTAATAACAGTGCCACAGGGGTGTATTTGAACACCACTGCGGATGGAGCCAATACCATTTCCCTGGCTGCACGCAGTACATTGCCTTCGGCAGGTACTTTATGTTATGGCGGTGTGGTTACCGATCTGGATGGAGATGGAAAACCGGATATCGCATTAGTGAATGCTGCTAACGGCAGGGTGAATATATATCATAACGAAAGCACACCTGGGTCGGTTAGTTTTGCCACTCCTGTAGTTTATACAGGATACACTAGTCCGCAGGCCATTGCTTCGGGAGACTTTACGGGAGATGGGAAACCCGATCTGGCCATTGTTTCCAGTACAGGAGCAACGGTCAGTTTCTTAAAAAATACTTCTACTTCTGGTACCATCAGCTTTGCAGTTGATGGTTTGGCGGTTTCTACAGCTATTAATCCGGGTAATATTGTTTGCGGTGATTTTGATAACGATGGCAGAATTGATTTTGCTGTTACCAATTCCGGCTCTAGCTCGGTATCTGTGTTTAGAAACACCTCTTCCGGCACTATCAGTTTTACTGCTCAAACACCTGTGCCCGTAGGTAACGGACCCACCGGTATTGCAGCCGGCGATTTTGATGTGGATGGAAAAACCGACCTGGTGGTGGTAAACGAAAGTGCCAACACGTTATCTTTTTTATACAATACCAGCAGTTCTGGTAATATTTCTTTTACACCTAGCACCTTTACTCCATCAGGCAGTGCCATACTGGCTGGTAAAGTAGCGGTGGGTGATCTGGATGGCGATAATAAGGCCGATATCTTAGTGGGCTCTACCGGCAGCGCCATCAATGCGTTTAAAAACGGAAGCCCTGTAGGTACTATTGCATTTGACAATACACCGGTAAGTGTGTCAGTAGGTTTTGCTACCGGGCAGCCGGTGGCTGTTTGCATCAACGACCTTAATGGCGATAACAAACCCGATTTGATAGATGGCAACCAGAATGCATCCGCTTTAGAAACCTTCTTGAACTCGCTGGACAAAGTAAGTGTTACCGGTATTTCTCCTGCTACAGGTGTGCCTGGCCAGGAGATAGTGTTAACAGGTACCGGTCTGGATTGCGTGCAAAGCGCTACCATTGGCGGTATAGCGGCTACATTAGGAACTAAAACTCCGTACACATTAAACATCACCGCTGGTTCGGGTAACACAGGTAACATTGTGCTGGTTACTACCGGTGGTACGTTAACGGGGCCTAAGTTTACTTTCGTTACACAACCTTCTAATCTTACTTACGGTGCGGGTAGCGATACCACTATCGTATATGGTACTTCTGGTTTAACCAGGGCGCCTTCTTTAAATGACGGGGGTGGCGGTATTGTGTACACCATCGACTCAGGCGCTGTTGCAGGGTTAAGCATCAACACCAACACCGGCCAGATCAGCTGGGCTGATAACCTGCCTGTAGATACAGGTTATGTATTAAAGGTTACTGCTACCAATAGTGCAGGTCATGTGTCTGCTTATATTAAAATAAGAGTGATTCCTGATGTTCCTAAAGACTTCAGCTATTTAAATACGACCTATACTACCAATTTCGGTTCTAAAGATTCTTCTGATATACCAGATATCAACTGGATGGGAGAGGTGGGTAAGTTTAAACTGACTTCACCATTGCCCAATAGTTTCTCTGTAGATACTACCAGTGGTAAGGTGTACTGGAACGACACCACGCATGTGGGAACTTATACGGTGCAAATTACAGCTACCAACTCGGCAGGTTCGGCTACTGCAACTATTACAGTAACTGTAAAACCACTGATTCCGGATAATCTTACTTACGACATGGTCAGCCCGCATACTGTGAAATGGGGCAACCGCGACACTACTCATGTGGCTACTATTAACTGGCATGGCGAAGTAGGTGATTTTGTTATTACCGATCCTACACTCAATTCAAATATTGCAGTGAACTCCACTACCGGTGCTATCCGTTGGGATACTTTACCGGTAGGTACTTATATTATACCTGTTGTTGCCAGAAACAGTGCAGGCAACAGCACCCCGGCTACTGTATTTACTTTAATAGTAGAAGCAGAAGCGCCAACCGATTTAAAATATGTAAGCCCGGTATACGGTACCTACGGTACTGCTGGTTCTACCACTGCGCCTTCTGTAAACTGGCATGGCAGTGTGGGCACTTTTGAATTTACCCCAGTACTTCCTGCACCTACTGGTGTAACTATCGATGCCACTACTGGTATTGTTAGCTGGCCAAACAACCTGGCGGTGGATACTTTCAAAATGACCATCAGGGCGGTAAACTCTGTAGGTAACAGCAATGAAGACACGCTTACTTTAATTATACGTCCGTTACCGCCAACCGGGTTAGATTATTCTCCATTGGAGTATTCTGTTCCTTACGGTCAGGCAGGTAATGCCGCTATATTACCTACACTCGACTGGCATGGCCAGGTGGGCACCTTTACGGTTTCCGGTTTACCGGCATCACCCACTGTACCAGCTGGTGTTGGCGTAGGACCTACCACCGGCACATTGAGCTGGAGCAACACAGTTGCTGTAGGCACTTATAATTTAATTGTATCGGCCACCAACCAGGGCGGAACAGATACAGTGCTGGTGAAACTGATTGTGTATGCCGAAAAACCAAGCGGTTTTGCATATGTGCCACCAACCGATACGGTATATTATGGTAAGGCAGATACTATCCCTGCTAATCCTACCATTAACTGGCATGGGGATGTGGGTACTTATTCTATAGTATCAGTGGTGCCTGCACCTACTACAGGATCTATTTCTGTAGTACCAGCTACCGGACGTATTGTGTGGACTGCCAATGCAGCAGTGGGTACTTACACTATTACGGTTCGTGCCACTAACTCTGCCGGAACAGCAGATGCTACCTATACATTGGTCATTAAACCTAAGCCACCAATCAACCTGGCTTATTCTGCTACTACTATTACTAAAGTATACCTGCAGAACGGAGCTTCTGTTGCACCTACCGTAAACTGGAATGGCGAAACAGGTACTTTCATTGCTGGTGGTACCAACTCTTACATTTCTATTAATCCCACTACCGGTGTGGTAAGTTTTGTATCTGGTTTACCAGTAGGCACTTACCCTGTGTATGTAAGGGCGCAAAACTCTGCCGGTTACAGCGATACGGTTATTATTACTATTATTATTAAACCTATTCCTCCTACAGGATTGTCGTATGTAAATGGTGGTGATACCGCCATCTATAACATTGCCGATTCCAGCTTAGCTCCAACAGTGAACCTGGGCGGTGGTGTTGGTGTGTATACTATAACTACGCCTACTTCTCCTGAAATCAGCATTGACCCGGCTACGGGTAAAATTCACTGGACAGGAAGTATAGCGGTAGGCACTTATACCTTTACGGTAAGTGTCAATAACGGAACCAGTTCTACTACCACCACATTTACTTTAAAAGTAATTCCTGGTGCACCCACCAACTTTGTATACACGCCTAACACGGTTACCGAGCAATATGGTACAGCTGGTACCTCTGCAGTTCCTACTATTAACTGGCATGGAGAAAACGGAACCTTTGCGTTGATTGGTGCACCTGCCGGCATTACCATAAATTCTACTACCGGCGTTATCACCTGGTTTGCTACCTTAACTGCACAAACGTATAATCTGCGCATTAAGGCTACTAACAGCACTGCGCCACCTGATACAGCTATTTTCACCTTAATTGTGAAACCACAGGCGCCTACCAACCTCATTTATACACCAGCGCTGGCAACACCAGATGCAGGTGTGGGCGGTAGTTCTGTAACGCCAACGGTAAACTGGCATGGCGAGAAGGGGACGTTTACTATTGTAAGCGTGACGCCTGCCTCTCCTGAAATTTCTATTGTAGATACCACAGGTATTATTAAGTGGACTACTTTATTGCCGGTGGGTTCTTATACGGTAGATGTACAGGCTAACAACAGTGTGGGCAGCAGCAATATTGCTACTTATACTATCACTGTAGCGGCCGGTGCCCCAACTATCGTTTACACACCGGATTCTATAGCAGTGAAAATCGGTACTCAGACTCAGTCTGCAATTCCGGTAATACAATGGAACAGCTCTAAAACGCCTGGTACTATCACTTTACCGCCGGGAGGAAGTTATCCGTCAGGATTTGTTACCCTAGATGCCACTACCGGACAGTTATCTATTGATGCTTCGGGCGTTACCTCTCCGGCTACTTATAGTGTGCTGGTGTTGGTAACCAACTGGGAATCCAAGCCAGGCTTTGGTTCCTATAAAGTAATAGTGGCAGATGCACCAACCAACCTGGCGTACAGTAAAATACAGTACAACGGGGTACAGGGAACTGCATTTACCTCTGTAGCACCTACTGTTAACTGGAACGGTTTAACAGGTGTGTTTAAAGCAACGGGTGCACCAGCCGGTGTAACTATTGATGCTGCTTCCGGTGTTATTACATTTGGTTCAACCGTGTTAGCAGGTTCTTACACCTTTACTGTGGAGGCTGAAAACCTGTTAGGTACCAGCAACGCAGTTACCATTGAACTGAATATAGTGCCACAGGCTGATGCCACTATTACAGGCGGTACTACTATTTGTTCGGGTAAATCGGTTGATCTTACTGTTTCCCTTATAGGGACGGCACCGTTCAGCTTCACCTATAATGATGGTGTTAATCCTGATGTTACTGTCAATAACATTACTACCAATACATATACATTAACGGTTACACCTGCAACCACCACTACTTACACTGTTACCAGTGTAATTGATGCTAATACTACCAGCATGGTGAGCAGTAACACAACAGTAACGGTGAATGCAGGCCCGGCGGCTACTATTAACGGCGGCACAGCTATTCCTGCATGTTTAGGCACCAGTACGGTGTTAACAGCCAATGCCGGCACCTTCACTTACTTATGGAGTACAGGTGCTACTACTAATACATTGAATGTAACTACTAGCGGTACGTACTCTGTAACAGTAACAGACGCCAACGGATGTTCGAGCAAATCGGCGGATGCGGTGGTAAATCTGAATACCATTCCTACTGTAGCTATTAATAAAACCGGCATCTCCCGTTTAATTTGTGAAGGTACCAGCAGGGCCATCACCGCTACCGGAGGTTCTATGTACAACTGGTATAAAGACAATGTGTTAATTACCGATTCGGTAAGCGCTACTTTATATGTAAGTGCAGAAGGTATTTACAAGGTGGAAGCGGTGAGTGCAGCAGGTTGTACTTCTAACAACTTTGATACTATCAGCTTGAGCTTTGCTAAGAAGCCTACTGCCGACTTCTCTTACGATACTTATTGTAAGGATGTAGACATGAATTTTGTGAACAACAGTGATGAAGGCGGTGGCGAAGTAAGTTACAAGTGGGTGTTTGACGCAGATAATGCCAGCACAGAAAAAGAACCTGTGTTTGCTTACAGTACATCGGGCGGTAAAACCATTACCTTAACCGTTACTTCCCTGGCATGTCCTAATTTATCTGATACCAAAACAGTTACCCTTACGGTAGAAGAGCCTACGCCATCCAAGCGTTACGATCCTATCAATGGTATCCTGGGTCGCACGGTAAACCTGGAAGCTAAGGCAACGGGTACTTCTTATAGCTGGACGCCCGCTACTAATTTAAGCAGCGCTACTATAGCCAATCCTGTATTAACGATGAAAGATTCGGCTACCTATTATGTAACAGTAAGTACCGATGCTGGTTGTTTAACGGTAGATACACAACAGGTACGCATTTTCAAAGGAGCTGATATTTATGTGCCTAAAGCGTTTACACCTAATGGTGATGGTATTAACGACAAATTGTTCCCGATACCGGTGGGTGTGCCGCAGCTGACTTATTTCAGGGTGTTTAACAGGTGGGGTGTAATACTGTACCAGATTAACCATATGCCAAGCGTTGGTGAGGGCTGGGATGGTACCTACAAAGGAAAAGAGCAACCATTTGACTCTTATACCTGGGTGGCAGAAGGTATTGATGTGGATGGTAAAACGGTAAGATTGAGTGGAAACTCTGTGTTGATTCGATAA
- a CDS encoding PorP/SprF family type IX secretion system membrane protein — protein MKNIHIRLLLVLLMASAAVPVLAQDPGFTQYFSSPQTVNPAFTGFFYGKARVITNYRRQWWGAGEPFTTASLAFDLKGKSLTYNDFDYWAIGGSALNDKSAGGLLKSNYFSLSAAYHKALDEDGFQTIAAGFQATSASRRLDIANATFESQFTSGGFNLNLPNGESYIQGNSSYMDVSAGLLYKYDDEESSYYAGASVYHATQPKESILNNKTNKVPTRMAFEVGASLPVGYNSKVFLSGLFQQQAGVLAYSAGGAYSFGLPTENADASLYLGGWYSNANISPYIGLQYNSFQLGVTYDMVTTSMKSAVKKNGSFELSLIYIFFGNDSDEGRKVVPQF, from the coding sequence ATGAAGAATATCCATATACGGTTATTGTTGGTTCTGCTCATGGCATCGGCTGCGGTGCCTGTGCTGGCGCAAGACCCTGGCTTTACACAATATTTCAGTTCGCCGCAAACGGTGAACCCGGCATTTACTGGTTTTTTCTATGGTAAAGCAAGGGTTATTACCAACTACCGCAGGCAGTGGTGGGGGGCAGGTGAGCCTTTTACTACGGCTTCGCTGGCTTTTGATTTAAAAGGCAAAAGCCTTACCTATAACGATTTCGACTATTGGGCCATTGGTGGTTCGGCGCTGAACGATAAATCGGCAGGTGGATTATTAAAAAGTAATTATTTCTCTTTATCTGCTGCTTATCATAAAGCGTTGGATGAGGATGGCTTTCAAACTATTGCGGCAGGTTTTCAGGCTACCAGTGCTTCCCGCCGTTTAGATATAGCCAATGCTACTTTTGAAAGTCAGTTTACCAGTGGTGGTTTTAACTTAAACCTGCCCAACGGCGAATCGTATATCCAGGGCAACTCCAGCTATATGGATGTAAGCGCAGGTTTGTTGTATAAGTATGATGATGAAGAAAGCAGTTACTATGCAGGTGCGTCTGTTTATCATGCTACACAGCCTAAAGAGTCTATATTAAACAACAAAACCAACAAGGTGCCTACCCGCATGGCTTTTGAGGTGGGAGCCTCTTTGCCGGTGGGGTATAACAGTAAAGTGTTTTTAAGTGGTTTGTTTCAGCAGCAGGCAGGTGTGTTGGCTTACTCGGCAGGTGGTGCTTATTCGTTTGGATTACCTACAGAAAATGCAGATGCCAGCTTATATTTGGGTGGATGGTATAGTAATGCCAATATCTCGCCTTATATTGGGCTGCAATACAATAGTTTTCAGCTAGGTGTTACTTACGACATGGTAACTACCAGCATGAAATCGGCTGTTAAAAAGAATGGAAGTTTTGAGTTGTCACTGATTTATATATTTTTCGGTAATGATTCGGATGAGGGCCGTAAAGTTGTTCCTCAATTCTAA
- a CDS encoding DUF6496 domain-containing protein gives MAKYSAKSQEKVAKSMREMKQGKLKSGTSGQKVTNPKQAIAIGLSEAREEGAKVPAKKTAKKTARKAAPKKAAKKVARKTAKKAAKKTARKKAAA, from the coding sequence ATGGCAAAGTATTCTGCAAAAAGCCAGGAAAAGGTAGCCAAAAGCATGCGTGAGATGAAGCAGGGCAAGTTAAAAAGCGGCACCAGTGGCCAAAAGGTAACTAATCCTAAACAGGCCATTGCTATAGGCTTGTCCGAGGCACGTGAAGAAGGCGCCAAAGTACCAGCGAAGAAAACCGCTAAAAAAACGGCCCGCAAAGCAGCCCCTAAAAAGGCGGCAAAAAAGGTGGCCCGCAAAACAGCGAAGAAAGCTGCAAAGAAAACAGCACGTAAAAAGGCTGCCGCCTGA